One window from the genome of Breoghania sp. L-A4 encodes:
- a CDS encoding outer membrane protein yields MKRLVTGCLMFGACLGVGQAVAADLPQPEVSAPVYDPVPQERFYWTGFYFGGNIGATYADRAANGPVTGAFKSQRTGVSGGFQAGYNHMMSPNFLIGLEADLGFADIAKRSTAGGVALRTSSDWNSSLRARAGWAFDRYLVYGTAGLAVADVDWTSAGGSDSTTAIGYTVGAGVEGAVSDRVTARVEYLYTDYGSENFNLGGTALKSDLDTHTARVGLNYKF; encoded by the coding sequence ATGAAACGCCTTGTCACCGGTTGCCTGATGTTCGGCGCATGTCTTGGCGTCGGACAGGCGGTTGCAGCCGATCTCCCGCAGCCCGAGGTTTCCGCTCCGGTCTACGATCCTGTGCCTCAGGAGCGCTTCTATTGGACCGGTTTCTATTTTGGTGGCAACATTGGCGCCACCTATGCCGACCGCGCGGCCAACGGCCCGGTCACCGGTGCCTTCAAATCCCAGCGCACGGGCGTCAGCGGCGGCTTTCAGGCCGGCTACAACCACATGATGTCACCGAATTTCCTGATCGGCCTGGAAGCCGATCTGGGCTTTGCCGATATCGCCAAGCGGTCCACCGCGGGCGGTGTTGCACTGCGCACAAGCAGCGACTGGAACTCCAGCCTGCGCGCGCGCGCCGGTTGGGCCTTTGACCGCTATCTGGTCTACGGTACCGCGGGTCTCGCGGTGGCCGATGTCGATTGGACGAGTGCCGGCGGATCCGACAGCACGACGGCGATCGGCTACACGGTTGGCGCCGGCGTCGAGGGTGCGGTCAGCGACCGCGTCACCGCGCGGGTGGAGTATCTCTACACCGATTACGGCAGCGAGAACTTCAATCTCGGCGGCACGGCCCTCAAGTCCGATCTGGACACGC
- a CDS encoding glycosyltransferase family 2 protein, which produces MPAPLPLSIFLIAFNEADRIGATIEAVRGLADEIIVVDSGSSDDTRDIAAALGARVLHNDWQGYGPQKRFAEDQCRNDWLLNIDADEICPPALIAEIRALFASGAPSCGAYRVPIAEQFPGEKAPHRWSYTIDPVRLYRRSAGRYADSTVHDRVELAQGTSVGRLRTSIHHRSVRSLSHEIAKLNAYSDMQAENMEARGVRLPFWRILTEFPMAFLKAYVLRRHFLRGRYGFLTAMNYAIYRHLRIAKHLERRRSGGR; this is translated from the coding sequence ATGCCAGCCCCGCTTCCCCTCTCGATATTCCTCATCGCGTTCAATGAGGCCGACCGCATCGGCGCCACGATTGAGGCGGTTCGCGGCCTGGCCGACGAGATCATCGTCGTCGATTCCGGCTCCAGCGATGACACCCGCGACATCGCCGCGGCCCTTGGCGCGCGGGTTCTGCACAACGACTGGCAAGGGTACGGCCCGCAAAAGCGTTTCGCCGAGGACCAGTGCCGCAACGACTGGCTTCTGAACATCGACGCGGACGAGATCTGTCCGCCGGCGCTGATTGCCGAGATCCGGGCCCTGTTCGCCTCCGGCGCACCCTCATGCGGCGCCTACCGGGTGCCGATCGCCGAGCAATTCCCCGGCGAGAAGGCGCCGCACCGCTGGTCCTACACCATCGATCCCGTGCGGCTTTATCGCCGCTCCGCCGGCCGCTACGCCGACAGCACGGTGCATGACCGCGTGGAGCTCGCACAAGGAACAAGCGTCGGCCGGCTGCGCACCAGCATCCACCACCGCTCGGTGCGATCGCTCAGCCACGAGATTGCGAAACTCAACGCCTATTCCGACATGCAGGCGGAGAACATGGAGGCGCGCGGCGTGCGGCTGCCGTTCTGGCGCATCCTCACGGAGTTCCCCATGGCCTTTCTCAAGGCCTATGTCCTGCGCCGCCACTTCCTGCGCGGCCGCTACGGATTCCTGACCGCCATGAACTATGCCATCTACCGCCACCTGCGGATTGCCAAGCATCTTGAAAGACGCCGCTCAGGAGGCCGCTAA
- a CDS encoding calcium/sodium antiporter translates to MLDYISLIGGLTILLVAGDVLVRGSVAVAQRLGIPSLVIGLTIVAFGTSAPELVISLRAALDGAPGIAVGNVVGSNIANVLLVMGVPALLASTSCRQSGATRNAVFLTVVTIIFITMCTFDPLGRPMGIALLSLLALFLYNSVHEMRKARKHRKIAAGLAACAPEPCCDSDNELSISAVDTEGFLEEVESIPDGLPLAVFLMIVGLISLPVGGHLAIEGAVAIARQWGVTETAIGLTVIALGTSLPELATTVMAVKRNHSAVALGNVIGSNVFNLLAILGTTAVIVPIAIPPEIMEFDIWVMLATTVLLMLLAIFRITLGKPAGFAMVGGYFAYIFVVFAIARTL, encoded by the coding sequence ATGCTTGACTACATCAGCCTCATCGGCGGCCTGACCATTCTTCTTGTCGCAGGTGATGTGCTGGTGCGGGGCTCGGTGGCGGTGGCGCAGCGGCTCGGCATTCCCTCTCTGGTCATCGGCCTGACGATCGTGGCATTCGGGACATCCGCTCCGGAACTGGTGATCTCGCTGCGCGCGGCGCTCGACGGCGCTCCCGGCATCGCGGTGGGCAACGTTGTCGGCTCCAACATCGCCAACGTGTTGCTGGTCATGGGGGTTCCCGCGCTGCTCGCAAGCACGAGCTGCCGCCAGAGCGGCGCAACGCGCAATGCCGTTTTCCTCACCGTCGTCACGATCATTTTCATCACCATGTGCACGTTCGATCCGCTCGGGCGCCCCATGGGCATTGCCCTGCTGAGCCTGCTGGCGCTGTTTCTCTACAATTCGGTGCATGAGATGCGCAAAGCCCGCAAACACCGCAAGATTGCGGCGGGCCTGGCGGCCTGCGCGCCGGAGCCGTGCTGCGACAGTGACAATGAACTCAGTATCAGCGCGGTTGATACGGAAGGCTTTCTGGAGGAAGTCGAAAGCATTCCCGACGGTTTGCCGCTGGCTGTCTTCCTGATGATCGTCGGCCTGATCAGCCTTCCCGTTGGCGGCCATCTGGCGATCGAGGGCGCGGTCGCGATCGCCCGCCAGTGGGGCGTCACGGAAACCGCGATCGGCCTCACGGTCATCGCGCTGGGAACCTCGCTGCCCGAGCTTGCGACCACCGTCATGGCGGTGAAGCGCAATCATTCCGCAGTGGCGCTGGGCAATGTCATCGGATCCAATGTCTTCAATCTGCTGGCGATCCTCGGCACAACGGCGGTCATCGTGCCGATCGCAATTCCGCCGGAGATCATGGAATTCGACATCTGGGTGATGCTGGCGACAACGGTCCTGCTGATGTTGCTGGCGATCTTCCGCATCACGCTCGGCAAGCCGGCCGGTTTTGCAATGGTCGGCGGCTATTTCGCCTATATTTTTGTCGTCTTCGCCATCGCCCGGACACTGTGA